One genomic region from Paroceanicella profunda encodes:
- a CDS encoding NYN domain-containing protein: MAADNPRLAVLIDADNTPAAIVDGLFDEIARLGEASVRRIYGDFAGPHLKKWQAPLMGHAINPTQQFAYTKGKNASDITLVIEAMDLMHDGRVDGFCLVSSDSDFTRLASRIREQGMTVYGFGAQRTPEAFVKACTRFIYIENLVEPVEEESAAPAPATATTASAPAATKPAPSRRRKTAAVDEVPQPIRVTPSKAVPLFHKAMSQMEDEDGWYDLSALGNQLNKLYPDFDPRTYGHAKLSTLVGKTGAFEDRKSGRHIEVRRKPQKQG; the protein is encoded by the coding sequence ATGGCAGCCGACAATCCCCGACTCGCGGTCCTGATCGACGCCGACAACACGCCGGCGGCGATCGTGGACGGGCTGTTCGACGAGATCGCCCGGCTCGGCGAAGCCAGCGTGCGCCGCATCTACGGCGACTTCGCCGGCCCGCACCTGAAGAAGTGGCAAGCCCCGCTGATGGGCCATGCGATCAACCCCACCCAGCAATTCGCCTATACCAAGGGCAAGAACGCCTCCGACATCACCCTGGTGATCGAGGCAATGGACCTGATGCATGACGGGCGGGTGGACGGGTTCTGCCTCGTCTCCTCGGACAGCGATTTCACCCGGCTCGCCAGCCGGATCCGCGAGCAGGGCATGACGGTCTACGGTTTCGGCGCGCAGCGCACGCCGGAGGCCTTCGTGAAGGCCTGCACCCGGTTCATCTACATCGAGAACCTGGTGGAGCCGGTGGAGGAGGAGAGCGCTGCCCCCGCGCCGGCCACCGCCACCACAGCCTCTGCCCCGGCCGCCACGAAGCCGGCGCCATCGCGTCGCCGCAAGACCGCCGCCGTCGACGAGGTGCCGCAGCCGATCCGGGTGACCCCGAGCAAGGCGGTGCCGCTGTTCCACAAGGCGATGAGCCAGATGGAGGACGAGGACGGCTGGTACGACCTCTCCGCCCTCGGCAACCAGCTCAACAAGCTCTACCCGGATTTCGACCCGCGCACCTATGGCCACGCCAAGCTCTCTACCCTGGTGGGCAAGACCGGCGCCTTCGAGGACCGCAAGTCCGGACGCCACATCGAAGTGCGCCGCAAGCCGCAGAAACAGGGCTAG
- a CDS encoding acyl-CoA dehydrogenase family protein — MTEAAHALPDSPLLPDLLSLCAQAAPAAGALRDAAREVLRGRVASGARVSGKALEADQFAAHALAWLSTYAEALTQMLAWARALEAEGRLGEMERLILQIGFGEYLAQMQGGIPMSQGEIARPQDIGLDGTQVDRFATPAVLALARTGNTDAARSRLVALMIEQEGAATFGATGLDEEFEMVRDQFRRFANDRVVPFAHEWHLKDELIPMSILEEMGELGVFGLTIPEEYGGFGMGKTAMCVVSEELSRGYIGVGSLGTRSEIAAELILCGGTEEQKRAWLPKIASAEILPTAVFTEPNTGSDLGSLRTRAVREGEDYVVTGNKTWITHAARADVMTLLVRTDPATDNYSGLSMMLAPKPRGTEGEPFPAEGMSGGEIEVLGYRGMKEYELGFDGFRVPAANLLGGVEGQGFKQLMQTFESARIQTAARAIGVAQSAMEIAMRYARERKQFGRSLINFPRVYSKLAMMAVEIMIARQLTYFSAREKDEDRRCDLEAGMAKLLGARIAWACADNGLQIHGGNGFALEYPISRVLCDARILNIFEGAAEIQAQVIARRVLEQGAN; from the coding sequence ATGACCGAAGCTGCCCACGCCCTGCCTGACAGCCCGCTTCTGCCCGACCTGCTGAGCCTCTGCGCGCAGGCGGCGCCCGCGGCCGGCGCCCTGCGCGACGCCGCCCGGGAGGTGTTGCGCGGCCGGGTGGCCAGCGGGGCGCGGGTGTCCGGCAAGGCGCTGGAGGCGGACCAGTTCGCCGCCCATGCCCTGGCCTGGCTCTCTACCTATGCCGAGGCGCTCACCCAGATGCTGGCCTGGGCGCGGGCGCTGGAGGCGGAGGGGCGCCTGGGCGAGATGGAGCGCCTGATCCTGCAGATCGGCTTCGGGGAATATCTCGCGCAGATGCAGGGCGGTATCCCGATGAGCCAGGGGGAGATCGCCCGCCCGCAGGACATCGGGCTGGACGGCACGCAGGTCGACCGGTTCGCCACCCCGGCGGTGCTGGCCCTCGCGCGCACGGGGAACACGGACGCCGCCCGTTCCCGCCTCGTCGCGCTGATGATCGAGCAGGAGGGCGCGGCCACCTTCGGCGCCACCGGGCTCGACGAGGAATTCGAGATGGTGCGCGACCAGTTCCGCCGCTTCGCGAATGACCGGGTGGTGCCCTTCGCGCATGAATGGCACCTGAAGGACGAGCTGATCCCCATGTCCATCCTGGAGGAAATGGGGGAACTGGGTGTGTTCGGCCTCACCATCCCGGAGGAATACGGCGGCTTCGGCATGGGCAAGACGGCGATGTGCGTGGTGTCCGAGGAGCTGTCGCGCGGCTATATCGGCGTGGGCAGCCTCGGCACACGCTCCGAGATCGCGGCGGAGCTGATCCTGTGCGGCGGTACCGAGGAGCAGAAGCGTGCATGGCTGCCGAAGATCGCCTCCGCCGAGATCCTGCCCACGGCCGTCTTCACCGAGCCCAACACCGGCTCCGACCTCGGGAGCCTGCGCACCCGCGCCGTGCGCGAGGGCGAGGACTACGTGGTGACCGGCAACAAGACCTGGATCACCCATGCCGCGCGCGCCGACGTGATGACCCTGCTGGTGCGCACCGACCCCGCCACCGACAATTATTCCGGTCTGTCGATGATGCTGGCGCCCAAGCCGCGCGGCACGGAAGGGGAGCCGTTCCCCGCCGAGGGCATGAGCGGCGGCGAGATCGAGGTGCTCGGCTATCGCGGCATGAAGGAATACGAGCTGGGCTTCGACGGGTTCCGCGTGCCGGCGGCGAACCTGCTCGGCGGGGTGGAGGGGCAGGGCTTCAAGCAGCTCATGCAGACCTTCGAGAGCGCGCGCATCCAGACCGCGGCGCGGGCCATCGGCGTGGCCCAGTCGGCGATGGAGATCGCCATGCGCTACGCACGCGAGCGCAAGCAGTTCGGCCGCAGCCTGATCAATTTCCCCCGGGTCTATTCCAAGCTCGCCATGATGGCGGTTGAGATCATGATCGCCCGCCAGCTCACCTATTTCTCCGCCCGGGAGAAGGACGAGGACCGGCGCTGCGACCTCGAAGCCGGCATGGCCAAGCTGCTCGGCGCGCGCATCGCCTGGGCCTGCGCCGACAACGGCTTGCAGATCCATGGCGGCAACGGCTTCGCGCTGGAATACCCGATCTCCCGCGTGCTGTGCGACGCGCGCATCCTCAACATCTTCGAGGGCGCGGCCGAGATCCAGGCCCAGGTCATCGCCCGCCGCGTGCTGGAGCAGGGCGCCAACTAG
- a CDS encoding cob(I)yrinic acid a,c-diamide adenosyltransferase, with protein MVVLNRIYTRTGDGGDTALGNGTRVAKNAARVEAYGTVDETNATLGLARLHAEGEADAALARIQNDLFDLGADLCRPDMAADARAEYPPLRVTPAQVTRLETEIDAMNAHLAPLRSFVLPGGSALAAHLHLCRTVSRRAERLCVALAAEEEVNPAAVKYLNRLSDWFFVASRVANGNGADDVLWVPGANR; from the coding sequence ATGGTCGTGCTGAACCGGATCTACACCCGCACCGGAGACGGGGGCGACACCGCACTGGGCAACGGAACCCGCGTGGCCAAGAACGCCGCGCGCGTGGAGGCCTACGGCACCGTGGACGAGACGAACGCCACCCTCGGCCTCGCCCGGCTGCATGCGGAGGGCGAGGCGGACGCCGCCCTCGCCCGCATCCAGAACGATCTCTTCGACCTCGGCGCCGACCTGTGCCGCCCGGACATGGCAGCCGACGCCCGGGCCGAATACCCGCCGCTGCGGGTGACCCCGGCGCAGGTGACCCGGCTGGAAACCGAGATCGACGCGATGAACGCGCACCTCGCGCCCCTGCGCAGCTTCGTGCTGCCCGGCGGCTCGGCGCTGGCCGCGCATTTGCACCTCTGCCGCACCGTCTCGCGCCGGGCCGAGCGGCTCTGCGTCGCGCTCGCGGCGGAGGAGGAGGTGAACCCCGCGGCGGTGAAATACCTCAACCGCCTGTCGGACTGGTTCTTCGTCGCCTCCCGCGTGGCGAACGGCAATGGCGCGGACGACGTGCTCTGGGTGCCCGGCGCCAACCGCTGA
- the recO gene encoding DNA repair protein RecO, with protein sequence MEWQDEGVLIAMRRHGESAAIIEVFTAGHGRHAGLVPGGGGRRMAPVLQTGAQLSVTWRARVEDALGTYRVEPVRARAADLLQNADALAGLTATAALLSWALPEREAHPELYARSLDLFDALAGDDWPVRYAVWELELLAELGFGLDLTACALTGATQGLAYVSPRSGRAVTRSAVEDAAARGEPWVAKLLPLPGFLLEDAKALPQDIARSLALSGHFLDTWLRPALDRPGVPDARARLAARLTRAAAPGQA encoded by the coding sequence ATGGAATGGCAGGACGAAGGCGTGCTCATCGCCATGCGCCGGCATGGGGAGAGCGCCGCGATCATTGAGGTGTTCACGGCCGGGCACGGCCGGCACGCCGGGCTGGTGCCCGGCGGCGGCGGGCGGCGCATGGCGCCGGTGCTGCAGACCGGCGCCCAGCTCTCCGTCACCTGGCGCGCCCGGGTGGAGGACGCACTGGGCACCTACCGGGTGGAGCCGGTGCGCGCCCGCGCAGCCGACCTGTTGCAGAATGCCGATGCGCTCGCCGGCCTCACCGCCACCGCCGCGCTGCTGAGCTGGGCCCTGCCGGAGCGCGAGGCGCACCCCGAGCTCTACGCCCGCAGCCTGGACCTGTTCGACGCCCTCGCCGGTGACGACTGGCCGGTGCGCTACGCGGTGTGGGAGCTGGAGCTGCTTGCCGAACTCGGCTTCGGGCTCGACCTCACGGCCTGCGCGCTCACCGGGGCAACGCAGGGCCTGGCCTACGTCTCGCCCCGCTCGGGCCGGGCCGTCACCCGAAGCGCCGTAGAGGACGCGGCAGCGCGGGGAGAGCCCTGGGTGGCGAAACTGCTGCCCCTGCCGGGCTTTCTGCTGGAGGATGCGAAAGCGCTGCCGCAGGACATCGCACGGTCGCTCGCCCTGTCGGGGCATTTCCTGGACACCTGGCTGCGCCCGGCGCTGGACCGGCCCGGCGTTCCCGACGCCCGCGCGCGGCTGGCCGCCCGGCTCACCCGCGCGGCCGCTCCCGGACAGGCCTGA
- a CDS encoding META domain-containing protein, with amino-acid sequence MLRSLGLAGLVLFLAACDPQTGTSIGGIGSSAPTIVSAIGDTPWHLVRVGDEDVSGENVVLKMAGGFISGQGPCNVLNANYLGEAPEFRVETLVSTKMMCDRLGLEQRLIDGLMNARNAKVANRRLTITGQDAPTLVFEPA; translated from the coding sequence ATGCTTCGAAGCCTCGGCCTTGCCGGACTTGTCCTGTTCCTCGCCGCCTGCGACCCGCAGACCGGTACGTCCATCGGTGGCATCGGTTCCTCCGCGCCCACGATCGTCTCCGCCATCGGCGATACGCCCTGGCACCTCGTGCGCGTGGGCGACGAGGATGTCTCGGGCGAAAACGTGGTGCTGAAGATGGCCGGCGGCTTCATCTCCGGCCAGGGCCCCTGCAACGTGCTGAACGCGAACTACCTCGGCGAAGCCCCGGAGTTCCGGGTGGAAACCCTCGTCTCCACCAAGATGATGTGTGACAGGCTCGGCCTGGAACAGCGCCTCATCGACGGGCTGATGAACGCGCGCAACGCGAAAGTGGCGAACCGCCGGCTCACCATCACCGGGCAGGACGCGCCGACGCTGGTGTTCGAGCCGGCCTGA
- a CDS encoding YceI family protein produces the protein MHPRCTRLARAALGLILAACGPALAAAAPYRIDPDHSAITFEASHLGFSAFHGRFRSFAAQIDFDPQDIEATRVRVVVDAASLYTGSEERDRNTMDFPEMLDVTAFPSITFVSTSVVLTSAETAEMTGDLTLRDVTRPITLRVRLNAHGITPISGGKEVYGFSATGDVDRTAFGFDFAAPAVSAVIPVRIDLEISPVD, from the coding sequence ATGCATCCGCGTTGCACCCGCCTTGCCCGGGCCGCCCTGGGTCTGATCCTTGCCGCCTGCGGTCCGGCCCTGGCCGCCGCCGCGCCCTACCGGATCGACCCGGACCATTCGGCCATCACCTTCGAGGCAAGCCATCTCGGCTTCTCGGCCTTCCACGGCCGGTTCCGCTCCTTCGCCGCGCAGATCGACTTCGACCCGCAGGACATCGAGGCCACCCGGGTGCGCGTGGTGGTCGACGCCGCCAGCCTCTACACCGGCTCGGAGGAGCGTGACCGCAACACGATGGACTTCCCGGAGATGCTGGACGTCACCGCCTTCCCGTCGATCACCTTCGTCTCCACCAGCGTCGTGCTGACCAGCGCGGAGACCGCGGAGATGACCGGCGACCTCACCCTGCGCGACGTGACCCGGCCGATCACCCTGCGGGTGCGGCTGAACGCGCATGGCATCACCCCGATCTCGGGCGGCAAGGAGGTCTACGGCTTCTCCGCCACCGGCGACGTGGACCGCACCGCCTTCGGCTTCGACTTCGCCGCACCCGCGGTTTCGGCGGTGATCCCCGTGCGCATCGATCTCGAAATCTCACCCGTCGACTGA
- a CDS encoding twin transmembrane helix small protein codes for MTDSPLFYLAGLACLAVLAVLLFGIGTFAKGGAFNRRNANKIMQWRLGLQFLAIILIIVFVAFGS; via the coding sequence ATGACAGACTCACCCCTCTTCTACCTGGCCGGCCTCGCCTGCCTCGCGGTGCTCGCGGTGCTGCTCTTCGGCATCGGCACCTTCGCGAAAGGCGGCGCGTTCAACCGCCGCAACGCGAACAAGATCATGCAGTGGCGCCTCGGACTGCAGTTCCTGGCCATCATCCTGATCATCGTCTTCGTGGCCTTCGGGAGCTGA
- a CDS encoding electron transfer flavoprotein subunit beta/FixA family protein, translating into MKVLVPVKRVIDYNVKVRVKADGSGVDLANVKMSMNPFDEIAVEEAIRLKEAGKADEVIAVSIGVKQSQETLRTALAMGADRAILIVASEDAANDIEPLAVAKLLAKVVEAEGPGLVICGKQAIDNDMNATGQMLSALLGWSQATYASKIDIEGESAAVTREVDGGLQTVKVKLPAIVTADLRLNEPRYASLPNIMKAKKKPLEEKTPEEYGVDVTPRLSVVSVKEPAGRSAGVKVASVEELVAKLKDTGVI; encoded by the coding sequence ATGAAGGTCCTCGTGCCGGTCAAACGCGTGATCGACTACAACGTGAAGGTCCGCGTGAAGGCGGATGGCAGCGGTGTCGATCTCGCCAACGTGAAGATGTCGATGAACCCGTTCGACGAAATCGCCGTCGAAGAGGCGATCCGTCTGAAGGAGGCCGGCAAGGCGGATGAGGTGATCGCCGTCTCCATCGGCGTGAAGCAGTCGCAGGAAACCCTGCGCACCGCCCTCGCGATGGGCGCGGACCGCGCGATCCTGATCGTGGCCTCCGAGGACGCCGCGAACGACATCGAGCCGCTGGCCGTCGCCAAGCTGCTCGCCAAGGTCGTCGAGGCCGAGGGCCCCGGGCTGGTGATCTGCGGCAAGCAGGCCATCGACAACGACATGAACGCCACCGGCCAGATGCTCTCCGCCCTGCTGGGCTGGAGCCAGGCCACCTATGCCTCGAAGATCGACATAGAGGGCGAGAGCGCCGCGGTGACCCGCGAGGTCGACGGCGGCCTGCAGACCGTGAAGGTGAAGCTGCCGGCGATCGTGACCGCCGACCTGCGCCTGAACGAGCCGCGCTACGCCTCGCTGCCCAACATCATGAAGGCGAAGAAGAAGCCGCTGGAGGAGAAGACGCCGGAGGAGTACGGCGTCGACGTGACCCCGCGCCTCTCCGTCGTCTCGGTGAAGGAGCCCGCGGGCCGCTCCGCCGGCGTGAAGGTGGCCTCGGTCGAGGAGCTGGTGGCGAAACTCAAAGACACGGGGGTGATCTGA
- a CDS encoding 3-hydroxybutyryl-CoA dehydrogenase — protein MDIGKVGVIGAGQMGNGIAHVFALSGYDVLLNDISDKALDTAIERIDANIERQVARGKVTEADHAAAMKRISKTMDLAELGRSDLIIEAATENEALKCDIFRGLVPHLSEHTILASNTSSISITRLAAVTDRPERFMGVHFMNPVPLMQLVELIRGIATDEPTYTSLINVVEKLGKTSASAEDFPAFIVNRILIPMINEAIYTLYEGVGTVRSIDTSLKLGANHPMGPLELADFIGLDTCLAIMNVLHEGLADTKYRPCPLLVKYVEAGWLGRKTKRGFYDYRGETPVPTR, from the coding sequence ATGGACATCGGCAAGGTAGGCGTGATCGGTGCGGGGCAGATGGGGAACGGCATCGCGCATGTCTTCGCCCTCTCCGGCTACGACGTGCTCCTCAACGATATCTCGGACAAGGCGCTGGACACCGCCATCGAGCGCATCGACGCCAACATCGAGCGCCAGGTGGCGCGCGGCAAGGTGACGGAAGCCGACCATGCCGCCGCGATGAAGCGCATCTCCAAGACCATGGACCTGGCCGAGCTGGGCCGCTCCGACCTGATCATCGAGGCCGCGACCGAGAACGAAGCGCTGAAATGCGACATCTTCCGCGGGCTGGTGCCGCATCTCTCCGAGCACACCATCCTGGCCTCCAACACCTCCTCGATCTCCATCACCCGGCTGGCCGCGGTTACCGACCGGCCGGAGCGGTTCATGGGGGTGCATTTCATGAACCCCGTGCCGCTGATGCAGCTCGTCGAGCTGATCCGCGGCATCGCGACGGACGAGCCCACCTACACCTCGCTCATCAACGTGGTGGAGAAGCTGGGCAAGACCTCCGCCTCCGCCGAGGATTTCCCCGCCTTCATCGTGAACCGCATCCTGATCCCGATGATCAACGAGGCGATCTACACGCTCTACGAGGGCGTGGGCACGGTGCGCAGCATCGACACCTCGCTGAAGCTGGGCGCCAACCACCCGATGGGGCCGCTGGAGCTGGCCGATTTCATCGGACTGGACACCTGCCTCGCCATCATGAACGTGCTGCACGAGGGGCTGGCGGACACCAAGTACCGTCCCTGCCCGCTGCTGGTGAAATATGTCGAGGCCGGCTGGCTGGGCCGCAAGACCAAGCGCGGCTTCTACGATTACCGCGGGGAAACCCCGGTTCCGACCCGTTGA
- a CDS encoding SDR family NAD(P)-dependent oxidoreductase, which translates to MPRTVLITGCSSGIGRDAALTLAARGWHVFATCRRAADCAALAAEGHAGIESFPLDYTDEAGIAAALARTGVPDALFNNGAFALPGAMEDVPRGGLRAIFEANLFGPFDLIHRLMPGMLARGSGRIVNCSSVLGVTALRFRGAYCGTKHAMEGMTDALRLENLGGPVHVSLIEPGPIGTLIREKSRPHFERWIDWQHAPKRATYEAEVLPRLHAPPGRPDRFELTPAAVTRALIHALESPRPKPRYRVTLPTLGAEALRRLLTTRARDRILRNQ; encoded by the coding sequence ATGCCCCGGACCGTGCTCATCACCGGCTGCTCCTCCGGCATCGGGCGCGACGCCGCGCTCACCCTGGCCGCGCGGGGCTGGCACGTCTTCGCCACCTGCCGGCGCGCGGCCGATTGCGCCGCGCTCGCGGCGGAGGGCCACGCGGGGATCGAGAGCTTCCCGCTCGACTATACCGACGAAGCCGGCATCGCCGCCGCCCTCGCCCGCACCGGGGTGCCGGACGCGCTGTTCAACAACGGCGCCTTCGCCCTGCCCGGCGCGATGGAGGACGTGCCGCGCGGCGGGTTGCGCGCCATCTTCGAGGCCAATCTCTTCGGACCCTTCGACCTGATCCACCGCCTGATGCCGGGGATGCTGGCACGCGGATCGGGGCGCATCGTGAACTGCTCCTCGGTGCTGGGCGTCACCGCGCTGCGCTTTCGCGGCGCCTATTGCGGCACCAAGCACGCGATGGAAGGCATGACCGACGCGCTGCGGCTGGAGAACCTCGGCGGCCCCGTGCATGTCTCGCTCATCGAGCCCGGGCCGATCGGCACGCTGATCCGCGAGAAGTCCCGCCCGCATTTCGAGCGCTGGATCGACTGGCAGCACGCGCCAAAGCGCGCCACCTACGAGGCCGAGGTGCTGCCCCGCCTCCACGCGCCCCCGGGCCGCCCGGACCGGTTTGAGCTCACCCCCGCCGCCGTCACCCGCGCGCTCATCCACGCGCTGGAGAGCCCGCGCCCGAAGCCGCGCTACCGCGTCACCCTGCCCACGCTGGGCGCCGAGGCCCTGCGCCGGCTGCTCACCACCCGCGCCCGGGACCGCATCCTGCGCAACCAGTGA
- a CDS encoding electron transfer flavoprotein subunit alpha/FixB family protein, whose amino-acid sequence MAVLLIAEVSGGALVLDPTAKALTAAKALGEVTVLCAGAGCADAAAEAATLTGVTKVLCADDALYGHGLAEPLADLVVSLAGGFSHVVLPSTVAGKNVAPRIAALLDVMVITDVTAVVDADTFERPIYAGNAIQTVKSADATKVMTIRTATFEAAAAGGSAPVEAAAAAADPGLSEWVEDKVQASDRPELTSAKIVISGGRGMGSAENFAIIEKVADKLGAAVGASRAAVDSGYAPNDWQVGQTGKVVAPELYIAVGISGAIQHLAGMKDSKVIVAINKDEEAPIFQIADYGLVADLFTAIPELEKALG is encoded by the coding sequence ATGGCCGTCCTGCTGATTGCGGAAGTCTCCGGGGGCGCGCTGGTGCTCGATCCGACGGCGAAGGCGCTCACCGCGGCGAAGGCGCTCGGCGAGGTCACCGTGCTCTGCGCCGGGGCCGGCTGTGCCGATGCCGCCGCCGAAGCCGCGACCCTGACCGGCGTCACGAAGGTGCTCTGCGCCGATGACGCGCTCTATGGCCACGGGCTGGCCGAGCCGCTGGCGGATCTCGTCGTCTCGCTGGCCGGCGGGTTCAGCCATGTCGTGCTGCCCTCCACCGTGGCGGGCAAGAACGTGGCGCCGCGCATTGCCGCCCTGCTCGACGTGATGGTGATCACCGATGTCACCGCCGTCGTGGACGCCGACACGTTCGAGCGCCCGATCTACGCCGGCAACGCCATCCAGACGGTCAAGAGCGCCGACGCGACCAAGGTGATGACCATCCGCACCGCGACCTTCGAGGCCGCGGCTGCCGGCGGCTCCGCCCCTGTCGAGGCCGCCGCGGCGGCCGCCGATCCCGGCCTGTCGGAATGGGTGGAGGACAAGGTGCAGGCCTCCGACCGGCCCGAGCTCACCTCGGCGAAGATCGTGATCTCCGGCGGGCGCGGCATGGGCTCGGCGGAGAATTTCGCCATCATCGAGAAGGTGGCCGACAAGCTGGGCGCCGCCGTCGGCGCCTCGCGCGCCGCGGTCGACTCCGGCTACGCCCCGAACGACTGGCAGGTGGGCCAGACCGGCAAGGTCGTCGCCCCCGAGCTCTACATCGCCGTGGGCATCTCCGGCGCGATCCAGCATCTCGCCGGCATGAAGGACTCCAAGGTGATCGTCGCGATCAACAAGGACGAGGAAGCCCCGATCTTCCAGATCGCCGACTACGGGCTGGTGGCCGACCTGTTCACCGCCATCCCGGAGCTGGAAAAGGCCCTCGGCTGA
- a CDS encoding cytochrome b: protein MSLMNTRTGWGWPARLLHWCIAALIVFMSGLGLYMTNAFPSGSMDSYPWYQLHKSWGFVVFVLLLVRILWRWLNRVTPELPAGMPLWERLAAHGAHWALYALMAAIPLSGWLMVSASPLQDMGVPNKVFGLFSFPDPFQPGDRAIEGFLKEVHETTWYLLLVVLALHVLGALKHHFISRDTVLRRMLRGQ from the coding sequence ATGAGCCTGATGAACACACGCACCGGATGGGGATGGCCCGCGCGGCTCCTGCACTGGTGCATCGCCGCCCTGATCGTGTTCATGTCCGGGCTCGGGCTCTACATGACCAACGCCTTCCCCTCGGGCAGCATGGATTCCTACCCCTGGTACCAGTTGCACAAGAGCTGGGGCTTCGTGGTGTTCGTCCTGCTGCTGGTGCGCATCCTGTGGCGCTGGCTGAACCGGGTCACGCCGGAGCTGCCCGCCGGCATGCCGCTGTGGGAGCGCCTCGCGGCACATGGCGCGCACTGGGCGCTCTACGCGCTGATGGCGGCGATCCCGCTCTCCGGCTGGCTGATGGTGTCCGCCTCGCCGCTGCAAGACATGGGCGTGCCGAACAAGGTGTTCGGCCTGTTCAGTTTCCCCGATCCGTTCCAGCCCGGCGACCGGGCCATCGAGGGCTTTCTGAAGGAGGTGCACGAGACCACGTGGTACCTGCTGCTGGTGGTGCTCGCCCTCCACGTGCTCGGCGCACTGAAGCACCATTTCATCTCCCGCGACACGGTGCTGCGCCGGATGCTCCGCGGCCAGTGA